ATTGTAACTAATTAGAGTACAAAACATCTATTGAGTAACCTGTCTCTAAAAACTTTCACCGAGTCATGACATTAGAAGTTGCTTACTTTGATGCTTACAGCTTTGTTATAGACAGCAATTgtcatttttgtttgtatttacTCTGGAAATCACGCTATGGTTCTTAATTAATTGCAGTATCTTACTATGTCACAGAAAAATAACACAAATGAAATAGCTATACAACAATGATGATCATAAGGGATCAGACAAGAAATAAGATTTGTTTTCTCTATTGATTCTTCATTAGGCTTAGAAATGCTTACCTAGGTTCTGAAGGAATTGAAGGAAACAAGTTAATCGCGGTGTCTGCCACTCTTTTGATTGCTACAATTGTTTGTGAATTTGGAACACTATAGTCTATTGGGACATGACGAGACAGGACAAGCTCTTAACAAGACATGATAGGGAAAACCTTAAACAGGGGCAGAATGGGACAGGACTAGTGGTGGATTTTGAGTTAAAGTTAATAGGAATCACTGCCTACTTGTCATGTAAAATCATGGCCAAAGGgtatttagtttaaaaaataaaagagaaattaattttagttgtgCTCTGCGTCCGCCCCGCTCCATTTACATTCCTACTTTTCGCCTCCCAATAATCAAAGaaaatttaatgtcatttaagtttgttaactttaaattaaatgtttatGAAAAAGTAATCTACAAAAGATTGAGATGTTTATTTAAAGAACATAAATGTGAAGTCAtccacataaataaaatatatataaatagagagaGCTAGTGTACACACAAGGCTAGAAAACTTAGACATGGctcaatttaaaatttcattttcttggTTCAATTTGCTTTCTCTTTTGCTAATCAATGTGTATGTTTCTGGGGTTTTCTCCTTAAGTCTTGATGAAAATGATCAGTACATTTCAGCTGTTGGGGATCCAGGGATGCGACGCGACGGACTAAGAGTGGCCATAGAGGCATGGAATCAATGCAATGAGGTTGGAGAGGAAGCCCCCAAAATGGGAAGCCCAAGAGCTGCTGATTGTTTTGATGTTCAAAACAAAGGCTCTTCTCAGCAACAACAGAGTGAGTTGAACTTTtctgttttcttgattttgttatGTTTGTAATGGTTAATGTTTTTGTTTGTGAGAATTTGTTCTGTCTGTGGTGCAGATCCAAACAGGCTGTTACATAAAGTGACTGAGGAAGATAACAAGTTAGGCATAGGAAAATCATTTCCAGGACTGACGAAACCCGCGTTGCACAATATAGACCTTTATGCAGCAGAGAAAGAACTATACTTAcgatcaaaatgtcaagttgatGACAAGCCAAATCCATGGCAATTCTGGATGATCAGGCTTAAGAGTGGTAACATGGATACTCATGCTGGTAAATGCCCGAAAAACGGACACAAAGTAGGTCCATTCGATCCTCCTAGCGAATTTCCATGTTTTGGCAAAGGATGTATGAATCAGCCATTGATTTACCACAATTACACAACTTTACAAGGGACAACCCTTAAAGGGGGTTTTCATGGAACATGGGATTTGAATGCTGGTTCGAGCCGAGATAGTGCAAACATGAACACCTCTTTATATTCTATACGATGGCAGAAAGAACTAGGGAAAAGCTGGATTTTTTCTCATGTGTTAAGGACCTCAACAAAGTATCCTTGGTTAATGCTTTACTTGAGATCAGATGCCACTTCTGGTTTTTCTGGTGGATATCATTATCAAACTAGGGGCATGTCAAAAATTGTGAGTAAAAAcataaactttttttatttttttccgctattttgttcattttcttgattacccttttgaaaaagattgaatttttatgCAGATACCAGAATCACCAAATTTTAAGGTAAGATTCAGATTGAATGTGCTACAAGGTGGAGGTCCTAAAAGCCAATTTTATCTAATGGACATAGGGAGTTGTTGGAAGAACAATGGAAAACCTTGTGATGGAGATGTGACTTCAGATGTCACAAGATACAGTGAGATGATCCTGAATCCAGAAACACCATCTTGGTGCAACCCAGATGACTTTAAATTGTGTCCTCCATACCACACATTTCCAAATGGAACAAAAGTTCATCGAACCGACAAGTCTCGTTATCCCTATGAGGCTTACCATATGTATTGTACACCAGGGAATGGGGAGCATGTTGAGCAGCCTAGTGTACCATGTGATCCTTATAGCAATCCTCAACCTCAGGAGATTTTGCAGATTTTGCCACATCCTGTTTGGGGTGAATATGGTTATCCTACTAAGAAAGGACAAGGTTGGATTGCTGATCCAACAACTTGGGAGCTTGATGTTGGGAGGATGTCACAATCCCTATATTTTTACCAGGTTTGAAtcaatttaagttatatatatacaaacagTTAGACATATAAAGACTTTTTACACTATCAGTATAGTTTAACGTGTGAAATTAATGACACAACGTGTTAATTGTAGGATCCAAGCACTGCACCAGCTAGGAGGAAGTGGAGTTCAATTGGTTTGGGAACTGAAATATTTAGAGATGCTAATCGAGTTGCAGAATGGACTGTTGGTGATTTTGACATTCTTGTACCCAAGAATTAGAAGTATTATatgtaaaaacaataaaataaaataaaaagaattccaAAAAGGGTGTGTTCGAATttgagaaatagaaaaaaaaattctcatgaattattttctttcaattattgaatattttgttatttgattattttatttttgacttaaaatggaaaTGGTTGAACCAACTATGTTACAACCAACTAATCAACTAAAAGTCAATCTTTAATAGAATTAAAATTGACTATATGAATATTCTGTTCCCTTGTgataaaaaagaatatgaaacaatttttgtttatcttcctattttcaaaaagaatgatatattAACATTAAGAgattgtaataatttatttgtaactAACAATGTGTcaacatttatttaaaaaattcaacttcaaaaaagtgtgtttattttattatatttttgtctaattttttgttttatttcaaaGAGGGGATGAAAGGAAGAAGAGAAGGGAAGGGGGTCTGCGAGAATAAAACTCACACTTATTGTGAGGAAAATAGAATAAATTTACCCTTACAAATGTTTATACCAAATTAATAGATGTACGACACACTGTTTGTACAtaagtttttttgtttaatcaataattttttaatatatattctcACTTCATTAATCACAGTAATTAATAGAATTGATGTTAACACTGAATGCCATACAATTTAGATTATCATTAAGTGaccatttttcaaattgattagagtaatagtcaaatttagatttttaaagtataaataattaaaaaaatgtaataaaataaatttgttaaaatttaattaatctttttttaaaagagcaTAAAATGCAACTGAACAAGTAAAAAAGGACGGAGGAGGTACAACTTAGAAGCAGCTGGCTGTTGTGTGTGACTTAgaggaagagaaaagaaaaaaacaccaATAGTCCTGATTCTAATGCAAACTTTCTGCATTTTgtacttgaaaatatttgatttcataatatatatgtaGTATGTTTTACACACTATATAACTTACTAACATGCATGATCAATTATTTCACTCACTTCCAAGTTTTCTCAAAAGgtttcaaagaaaataatatcaTCAATCAAGAATGGAGatcaacaatcaagaaaatGGTGGAAagggaggaggaggaagaagaagaggaggaggagctGTTGGTCGAGGTCGACCGAGGCTCACCGGATTACGAGGAAACTCTCCACCACCTTTTCTAGTGAAGACATATGAAATGGTGGATGATCCTGAAACTGATCCCTTAGTACATTGGACTTCTAGCAAAACTACTTTTCTTATCACTGATCCTAACAAGttttgtgttgaagttcttccAAAGTACTTCAAACATAGCAATTTATCTAGCTTCATTTACCAGCTCAACAACTATGTAAGTAACATTCTCTGTGTTGTGTTCCTAGTTCTCGAAATTTCGTTCCCATCACTACTAGTTCAACAGCTTTGACAGTGTTATAACATCAATCTTCTTTTGTTTCCAATATGTTTCCTGTGTTTTTATCTCATTTGTATTGATTTCTTGAAATTTGACTTCTCCTTTAGTATTGTTTTCTGTTTTGTGTTCCTATTTCTGTTGGTTAATGACTCAAATTTTCAGTTTCATCTTTACTAGTTCAAAATCTGTGATAGTGTTACTGCAATTTCCACTTCTGCTTCTGATATGTTTTCTATGTTGTTTTCTCATTTTCTAGCTCAACGTCTATGTGGCTTCAATCTATAAATACTAGACAGTAACACCCTTTTTCGTCTTAATTTAACGTTCTGATCAGTATGCATCTTGGTGCTATTTggtttgtttccttttttatttgaagTAATAATTTGGAACTTTGATTTGATAAGAACGGATGAATTTTCAGCGTTTTAGGAAGGTCTGTTCTTACAAATGTGAGTATGGAAATCCATGGTTTCGGGCTGGGAAAAAGCACTggctgaaaaatatcaaaagcaGGATTCAACTATCCAAGGAGAACAACCCACAGCAAGGTTCACATAGTCCTCGTGTTGATCTGGTGAACAATAATCTGGAAGAGGAGCTGGAGAAGTTGAGGAATGATCACATTAGTCTGAGGGTAGAACTTCAGAAGTTGAAAGATGGACAAGAAAACATGAAATCTTTCTTTCCTATGTTGCTAGGATGTGGTAAGGAAAAAGAAATTAGGAATATTATGAAGTTACTTCTCGAGAAATCTGAAGTCAGAGGAGACTCTAGAAGCAATGACACCACAAGGAGGCCACGATTGGTGGAGTCACCAGATCGTGTGGCTGGCTCTGTCCAGGATGGGATCGGACAGACATCAAACTCTGCTGGTGGCTCCGTAAGTTCCAatgaaaaacagaaagaagaagCAACTGCTCAAAATGCTAAGAATCGTGAGTTTTGGGAGAAACTGTTTGAAGATGATTCAGAGTCGAAAAATGAAGGAGCAGAGGAATCTGAGCAGGAGCTGAATCGTTCGAGGGCTATGGCAGAGATCGAGGAGATGGTGGAAAGCAAGATTGCTATGGAAGGAGAAGCTTTGATTGCAAAGGCTGCTGCTAGTTTAAATGATGAGACGGAGGCTTATCTTCAACTATGGACCTAGTATATTCTCTTTTTCcatcaaatacaaaaatatgaattctattacatgtttaaattatgatcttcttatcaaataaaaaattgttacttCGTCTGCAGGATGGAGAAGAGAAATGCTGATGAACTACAGCTGATGTAAAGGTCCTGTCTCCAAATGGACTGTTCTTATAATCGTTCCAGGAACTATTTAATGTCTTTTCTGTTTGCATAATTTCACCTAGTCACTATACTGGATGTAGGAAGTTAACTTTGTAAAGCTTCATAATTGTAACTAATTAGAGTATCAAAACATCTATTGGGTAGCCTGTCTCTAAAAACTTTCACCGAGTCATGACACTGAAGCTGCTTATTTTGACGTTTATAGACAACAATTGAACTTAggcattcatttttgtttggaTTTACACTGGAAATCACGCCATGGTTCTTAATTAATTGCAGTATCTTACTAAGTCACAGAAAAACAACACAAATGAAACCAATAAATAGCTATACAACAATGATGATCATGGGATCAGACAAGAAATAGGATAAAGGAGGGgggattttctttttctctattgACTCTTCATCATGCTTAGAAATGCTTACCTAGGTCCTGAAAGAATTGAAGGAAACAAGTTAGTCGTGGTGTCTGCCACTCTTTTGATTGCTGcaattgtttatgaatatggAACACTATAGTCTAAGTGAGATTCAATGTCCATTGTCCCCTCGATTACTTTAACCACCATTGACATGGAAGGCCTCAGAGTAAAATCATTCTGTAAGCACCAGACAGCAAGCTTCATCATACGGATGACTTCTGATGTATTGCATTGTGGATCATCGCTGTAGTTTCCCATCATATCGATAAGCTGATTGTTTTCGGCTTTCTCCATTAATAAGCTAAGCAAATGTGGATGTTCCAGTGAGTGTGAATAGTCCACGTTCTTGCGTCCACAGAGGATCTCCATTGCAACAATTCCAAAGCTGTAGACATCTGCTTTTTCTGTAATGAATGCACTACACCATTCAGGAGCCAAGTATCCAGGGGTTCCCCTAATTCTGGTCACTATGTGGCTCTGATCTTTATCCACCAACTTGGCCAAGCCAAAATCAGATACTTTTGCACAAAGATTCTCGTCCAGCAGAATGTTCTGTGGCTTAACATCTAAGTGGACTATTCTTTGCATACATTCTTCATGAAGATAAGCCAATCCTTTTGCTAtatcatggatgatttttcttcttattttccaatcaaggGTAAATTGAGTAGAGGTTGTGCCAAAAATCCATTTATCCAATGATCCATTACTCATGAAATCATAAACTAATATTGTGTGCTCTTTCTCAGCACAAACTCCAATTAGTCTAACAAGATTAACATGATGGATGCTTCCTATGGTCTGGACCTCTGCCAAGAATTCCCTCTTTCCTTGGCCAAAACCGTCAAGAACCTTCACTGCTACTTTCTGACCATCTCGAAGAACTCCTTCATAAACTGAGCCGAAACCTCCCTGACCAAGCTTTTTCTGGAAATTCCCAGTTGCCATCTTCAGCTGTTCATAAGAAAATCTTAGAATGCCAGATATCTCCCCTGAGTAATCatcattattttcttgtaatgTGTGTTTTCTGTTGAAAGCAATCAAGATGCCAACAGTTAATGCTATCAGAAGAACTGTTCCACCAGTTAATCCAGCTATAATGCCAGTTCTTCTTGTAGCTGTAGACTTGCCTTTTTCTGCATCATTTGGTAATTTGATGAATGCAGATGACTCATAGACACTTCTTCCCTTTCCATCAATTATAAGTGACAGAACAGGAGAGGGTAAATAGCAGTCACCACTTGAAAAGTTAGTGAAATACCGGAAGAGAACTACTTTACAAGAGCAGTTCTTCAAGCACAACTCTTGGCAACTTTCCTCATCTGTTCCTCTCAGAGCTGCTGCATCAGTGTCGACATAGTTAAAGTAATAGACATCCGAAGCACGGTCCATTCTGTGGGAGCGTTGTCCATCACATTCCACCGGACTAACTTCCACACATCCGTTGTTTTGTCGATCATTACTTTTTATTAATGGACCTGGACAAGAACAAATTCCATTTGAGCAAAGCTCCAAACTGCCACAAGCTGTGGGGTAATCGCAAAGCCCAATGAAATCTGCCAAAAGATCGTTTGTCTGATCACTTCCCTCGGTGTAGGCTCGAAGATGTCCATCATAATCATATCTCAAATATTTCATCCTTGAAGGTCTTGAGAAGACAGCATTTGGCTCATTCGGCTCGGTTGAAGATATGTACAAGGCAAGAGTACCATTCACTGCTTTGACATAACTTTCATCAAAGCTATCCCTTTCTCCACTGACCAAAAACTTAAAATACATCTGTGGCTTGTCTGATATGTAAAATGCAAACAAGCCTTGATTGGTTACAGAGATATAGTAGTTACCTTCACTCCAATTGGACGAAGAAACTCTAGCCGCAAGTCTTTGACCAGACCTTAATTTCTGGCCTGGAAGCAATGCATCTGTTGGATGATCAAAAGACTGCCAGACAGTCTGATTATACATGTCATGAAGCACAATGTTCCCAGTCTCCATCATCTTAATGCCTGAAACAAACTTATTCGCGGTGCCTGTAGACCATACAAGAGTTCCATCCACATCTTTTAACACTAAATCTCCATCTTGCAACAATTGCAGCGTTCCATTTTCATGAATTGGATGGTTTCTGTTTGCAAACCAGACCAGCTCAAGGTCAGTCCAGCGCTGAGCTCCTAGAAAGTCCTGACGAAGACGTATAATTCCAATGGAAAACACAAAGGAATCATCCTCTCCATTTGAAGCAAAACCACAAGCATATCCCATGTCCTTTTCTATCTCTTTGAGCATCAGAATTCGCATGAAAGGTCCAGATGATTGATTGAATGAGTAAAAAGGCCATGTCAAGGGCTTTGTAACATTGATAGACGATATATTATTGTTTATCCACGTTGTGGGTATTTTCACCGTGTGATAATCAGGAAATTGAGCCAAAGTAAGGTTCTCAAGGAGCACAATGATCAAAAGCCTCAACAAATGTTTGACAGAGGGTAAAGCCATGATTCTGTTTAgacaaaaaaactaaaatgttCTTTGaccaaaaaacatattaaaagggaaaagaatTCTTCTACATACAAATAGTTCAAACCTCTAATTTATATCAATGACTTGACGATCATTGAAATGAATCTATTCCCATCTGCTTAACTACTTGTCTAGATAGGGTAAAGATGATTTGAAGCTGATGTtgtattttcttctcttttttctatgCTTGGAGAACTTTGGATATGGTATTTACctacttttcaaataaaaaatgctGCATTTGCCTAGCATGTTCTATGTGGACAATTTCATCTTGCATGGAAAGAAAAGtacatttgaaatttgaattaagTTAAATGTTATCCCTTTGTCCTTGTTGTTCATGTTTAACATatgacttttcttctccttaCTAAGATTGACGACGACTGGGACTTTGCCTAACTCTGGTAAAGAACTCCAACAAAATGAGTACAGTAAGAAACATCTCTTTTATCATAGTTGTAACTCCATTAGTTTCTTACCTTactaataaaattgaacaaCAAGAACACACAAGGCTACTCAAGTTTTGGGAGTCATCAGAGATAATGCAGTAAGCATGGCGTCGAGTCAGTTTTTAGGATTTAAGTAACCATAGATAGGTTAGGTTCCATATATATTATGCCATCTCTATTGTATGAATCCCTGATATCTTGAAGAATTCTTTGTGCTTAAAAGATCAGTAAAGatcactttttttgtttttactttctTCAATTCACAGACCTCACTTGAAGTGAAAGATCTTCTCATGAATGACTTATACTAACCAAAAACCTCAACTTCAGAACATTAAAAAGTGAAAGACATTTGTTTGTAAGCTGATATTTCCTTAAACCATGTAGCTGTAATCTTAGACTATAGCTATTATTAAGtgtcaattttcaaaaaaaaaaagacaaactGTGATATGAGGAAGTGTTATTAGAGCCAAACTTTGTCACATATGGAAAAGTAGTGCCTGAAAATTTGAACTAGGAATAACTGTTAAGAAGTTGAATATTCCTTCTAcaacttttctcttttttctcccATTTCATTTATGGTGTCATTGTTTTTTAACATGGAACTGCTTTTCTTGATAAGtgagaaagaaatatttgagtGTCAATTCGAAATTGAGTGAAATTTCAACGTAAATACCTAACTTTTGCAAGCAATAGAATTCAAGCTCGTGACGTGCGTCTAACCCATACATCATGTATTGCGCTCTTATTACTGGACCAAAGTCCCAAAGcgtttttcaaaaagaaacttTAGCAAAGCAATtcttcaaaaacaattttagaaaaaaaagaagaagtttcttttcttttcaaaagagTGTTTCTAGAGCCATGGTTTATtagaaaaaagaggaaaagcacaaactctaatttatttattttcctctcAGAAACCCCACAAAGAAAAAAGGTTCATAACAtgtaatgaaaattaaaaacacccCACTAGAAGTCTAAGACATCATTTATATCCCATCAactaagaaattttttttgttgtttcttttaaaaggaGAGGCTTCTTTTTATGTCCAAATACAAGCATATTGATAGGTCAACgtatcaaaatgaattaaagataTTATTTGCAATGggataatgaaatcatcatgtAACCAAAGTTTGTTGccttgtgataaaaaaaataaaaataaagaaataggtATTGGGAAACAACTCAAAAGAAGCATGAAGAATCAATTATTTCTCTAAGGAACATTTTGGTGCGCCAAGCCATCATTTCTACGATAGAAATTTTGCATTGTTTTCCAACCATTTACAGGTGACGAACGCATTTGGTTTTCCGTACCACTTATCTCtgtctctcttttcttttttttttcttcgatTACAATGATATGTAAACCAACTTGCATATATATTATTGGTATTACTATTTCACGAGGTGCCTGTTATCATTTATTAGTGTTGGCATCAAATGATTTTGCACCCGTGGCAAATCTAGAGCATATACTATGGATTTTTAGGAATCTAAGGGGTTATTTGGTAGTTGAGTAGGAGAAATACTATACATGTATTAGATCTTGTAGAAGTAATACCATGTCTGATAGTTAGTTAGGcttatgtataaaattaatatggtGTTTGGTGTTTGCAATATAAAAACTTGTGTAACtaataatacatgtataagttacCTTCCCCAAATGATTCAACATTCTTCAAACGAGTCTCCAACAAtggagaaatcatccataaaaacTTCCATGGACTCCTCAATTTCTGTGAAAGGTGTGAGGAGTTTTCTAGGCCTATGTTCTACTGGCGATTTATAAAAGATTTCTACAAGGTAGTTGTTGCTTTGTGCCGATTGCttgaaaaaaaagtgtttttgagtttgatgtcAATGGTATGAAAGCATTTGTAAGGTTGAAAGACAAAGGAAATCTATGTATACTTTTGTAAGTTTAATACATAAGTTGCTAAATTTTGCATATCTATccctgcataaaataatacacaaATTTTCTCATAATTCATTCATGTATTAAGGAGTAATACCTACATAAATCTGGCCAACTATCAAACAAAACCCTAATATTTTTTGTCCAAATCATATATCTGACTGCGCATCCACTCATTATCATATATTAACTTGAAGACATTGTAATAACTCATATACTTCAGATTTTGAATCGAGATAGTTTCGTTAATCTCATTGACTGATAAGTCACCCTTGGGTGCCTCTCTCTTTGGGGTGTTTTCCTTGTTCACTCTTATTAATCTTTTCCAAGTGGATTTATTCAAAGTCAACATTGATATCCTATTAGAGAGTTGAACCGAACTTGAACACCACTAATAAATGTTTGCATAAGCAAAGTCATACATTATCTTCTTACACACCAAACCATTGAAcgaagaaaaaacaaatttgacTAAAAAAGGGAGGTGTCCATATACACTACTTCTTACATTAGGAATTGGTAAAATTTCTctatatttgaaagttacaaTGTAACTAACTCAATATCTTACTCAGTTACAAAGGTTTGTTTCAGTTATCAAGTTGGTATATCATGTTCAGCAGACCATTTAACTTTAACGGATTTTGATACCTTGCAAACAAAGTTGAGAAAAGGTAAAAAAGAGAAAGATAGAATCCTAAAGCACATGATCAAAATTTTAACCAACCTATTATTCACTAACATCTCAGATAAGCGAAACGCGAAGAGACTTGAAACACTGTATTCTCTAAGAACACATGAATTTTATGGTATTCCTAtgatttctctctttctttgtcGCGTTTATATTTCAATGAAAGAATTTATGAATATTACAGGCAAAACTAAGAACAAAAGATGAATGGTGATAAGTACCCCATCCTATAATACTGGAACTGAAATGGACATGGACACTGAGACATCACTAGGAAAAGTTGAATCCCTAGCTGCAGCTGAGTTCCCAGAAAATGCATATCCTACACCAAACCCGCTATAATGAACTGATGCATGCTCACACCGTTGGAATACTCTAGCAAGTGATGCTGCTTTCCTCCTTGCGCGCTTTGTTCCTGTAAAGAGCAATGTCTGAAGTAAACTTGCTAATGACGGCGCCTTCAAGACCCTCTCAGTAGCAGCTGCTCCACCACCACGGCATAATTCAAGCAATGCAGCAACTGCATTCTCTTTCCCTCTTGGTGTCCCACATCGCATCATTGCAATGAGCCCTGCTACTGCCGTTTCCTCATTGCCAACAGCTGTAGCACCAACTTGCTGCCTAACAATCAGCGCCAATGCACCAGCAGCTTCTTCAGCAACACCTTCACTTCCCAAAGCTCCAACTAGAGCAGTAACAGCTCCACACTCTATCATCCTCGCACAATTATCTGTGTGGGTAGACAAATTAAATAGAGCAGTTACTGCATCCTTCTTCCCTCGGGGAGAACCTTCTCGCAACAGACCTGCTAAGGCCTCAACTGCCCCATCTTCTTTTGCTATTTGCCTCTTATAGTCATGAACAGCTGACAGACTGAACAATGTTGCTGCAGCATTTTCCCGTGCCTCTGTGGTGTGCCCAAATCTCAACACTCCAACTATCAACGCCAGACACCCTACTTCATCAATAATTCGACCTTTATTCTTATCAAAAATCGATAAGTTAAGCATTGCAGTGACGGAATTTTCTTGTGCCACAGCATCTGGAGATGAAAGC
The Solanum stenotomum isolate F172 chromosome 12, ASM1918654v1, whole genome shotgun sequence DNA segment above includes these coding regions:
- the LOC125849378 gene encoding uncharacterized protein LOC125849378; its protein translation is MAQFKISFSWFNLLSLLLINVYVSGVFSLSLDENDQYISAVGDPGMRRDGLRVAIEAWNQCNEVGEEAPKMGSPRAADCFDVQNKGSSQQQQNPNRLLHKVTEEDNKLGIGKSFPGLTKPALHNIDLYAAEKELYLRSKCQVDDKPNPWQFWMIRLKSGNMDTHAGKCPKNGHKVGPFDPPSEFPCFGKGCMNQPLIYHNYTTLQGTTLKGGFHGTWDLNAGSSRDSANMNTSLYSIRWQKELGKSWIFSHVLRTSTKYPWLMLYLRSDATSGFSGGYHYQTRGMSKIIPESPNFKVRFRLNVLQGGGPKSQFYLMDIGSCWKNNGKPCDGDVTSDVTRYSEMILNPETPSWCNPDDFKLCPPYHTFPNGTKVHRTDKSRYPYEAYHMYCTPGNGEHVEQPSVPCDPYSNPQPQEILQILPHPVWGEYGYPTKKGQGWIADPTTWELDVGRMSQSLYFYQDPSTAPARRKWSSIGLGTEIFRDANRVAEWTVGDFDILVPKN
- the LOC125849386 gene encoding heat stress transcription factor A-7a-like → MEINNQENGGKGGGGRRRGGGAVGRGRPRLTGLRGNSPPPFLVKTYEMVDDPETDPLVHWTSSKTTFLITDPNKFCVEVLPKYFKHSNLSSFIYQLNNYRFRKVCSYKCEYGNPWFRAGKKHWLKNIKSRIQLSKENNPQQGSHSPRVDLVNNNLEEELEKLRNDHISLRVELQKLKDGQENMKSFFPMLLGCGKEKEIRNIMKLLLEKSEVRGDSRSNDTTRRPRLVESPDRVAGSVQDGIGQTSNSAGGSVSSNEKQKEEATAQNAKNREFWEKLFEDDSESKNEGAEESEQELNRSRAMAEIEEMVESKIAMEGEALIAKAAASLNDETEAYLQLWT
- the LOC125849372 gene encoding G-type lectin S-receptor-like serine/threonine-protein kinase SD2-5, whose protein sequence is MALPSVKHLLRLLIIVLLENLTLAQFPDYHTVKIPTTWINNNISSINVTKPLTWPFYSFNQSSGPFMRILMLKEIEKDMGYACGFASNGEDDSFVFSIGIIRLRQDFLGAQRWTDLELVWFANRNHPIHENGTLQLLQDGDLVLKDVDGTLVWSTGTANKFVSGIKMMETGNIVLHDMYNQTVWQSFDHPTDALLPGQKLRSGQRLAARVSSSNWSEGNYYISVTNQGLFAFYISDKPQMYFKFLVSGERDSFDESYVKAVNGTLALYISSTEPNEPNAVFSRPSRMKYLRYDYDGHLRAYTEGSDQTNDLLADFIGLCDYPTACGSLELCSNGICSCPGPLIKSNDRQNNGCVEVSPVECDGQRSHRMDRASDVYYFNYVDTDAAALRGTDEESCQELCLKNCSCKVVLFRYFTNFSSGDCYLPSPVLSLIIDGKGRSVYESSAFIKLPNDAEKGKSTATRRTGIIAGLTGGTVLLIALTVGILIAFNRKHTLQENNDDYSGEISGILRFSYEQLKMATGNFQKKLGQGGFGSVYEGVLRDGQKVAVKVLDGFGQGKREFLAEVQTIGSIHHVNLVRLIGVCAEKEHTILVYDFMSNGSLDKWIFGTTSTQFTLDWKIRRKIIHDIAKGLAYLHEECMQRIVHLDVKPQNILLDENLCAKVSDFGLAKLVDKDQSHIVTRIRGTPGYLAPEWCSAFITEKADVYSFGIVAMEILCGRKNVDYSHSLEHPHLLSLLMEKAENNQLIDMMGNYSDDPQCNTSEVIRMMKLAVWCLQNDFTLRPSMSMVVKVIEGTMDIESHLDYSVPYS